From the Acomys russatus chromosome 8, mAcoRus1.1, whole genome shotgun sequence genome, the window tgtttttgttttattttgtttgtttgtttgttttaactgctAAGAAGTTACTAGCTGTACTAGCCAGAAGCCCAAATCCTCTGGGCTCTATATTCTTCTGGTTTGGGATTAATAGAGAAGCAACGTGATTGGGCCAAATCCAGGCTCTGATTTCTTGATATGTCAGTAAGGTCACATTCTAGGACCTCTGCTTCCTCCGCTTAATGAAGGGAGGGTAGGGACGGTGTGGCTCTCCTGCTTCTCCTAGACCAGGAAGGAGGGGATCCTCGGTGCCTGTGGAGGTGGGACTCCAGCTCAGCAGCCATGCACCTCATTTCTCTGACCCTAAACTAGTTTTCTCTTTTGTGAGATGGAGCATGTGGTAGGCACCAAAGGCACAGCGAGAATCTTGTATTAGAAAACCTTCTTTCAAACCAAAGAGAACAGAGAGTTCCCATAATTTCTTCTGGGACCAAGTAAAAACGCCTACACATATCATGGTGTTTCTAGGGCCCGTCTCACCAGCTCAAATGATAAAAAACAGCAGTGGCGGCAGAGGTAGCAGCAATGACAATGTCCcctgaaaaggaataaagaagagTGAAAATATCTATTGAGATCTAAGGGATTTTTCTCGCTgtcctgtgtgtacacctgcctCTTCGCTAACGCCGGACAGGAAGGGAGAGCGTAGAGCTCAGTACGGAAGGACGAGCTACCCAGGGGCTGCTCCTTCGTAAATTTGGcaccttcatttcttccttgccTCACTTCAGTCTGTCCCCACTCTTCCCATTCATGTGTGCCCTCAATCACAGCCTTCCTTTGGGTTTAGATCTCAGAGCCAGGCGGTAACCATGAGGACCAGGTCACTGCTTTTCATCTTTTTGCCTCTGTGGTCAGGCCGGTGTCATCCATCGGTAGCTCATGGGCATTGAGTGTGAATGGTTCCTCCAGATAGCGAGGCAATGTCTTCTGGGGTAGCTGGTACCTGATTGCCTTCCCAAGACACCTGATGGCTCCTGGGACTAGGCTGACCAGCATTCTGTTGGTTGGTGTCCAGAGGGTGTGATAATCCATACATTAACAGCATGGCAGTTTTGTACATCTGAGGTTCCTAGCAGGTCAGATGTCGCTGACCTGCAGTGAGAGAGCTTTTAGggtcttcttctccttctgtgtcCAGGCACCTAACTTCACAGATAGGTGTGCAAAACGTGTTTCTTTGAACACAGGAATGAAGAAATGCTGTGTTTATCAGAAGGCCATTAGGAACCGTAAGGGGCAGAGTCAGGTAGCTGGCCTGGGATTAACGCAACCCCGAGGCTCCCTGTTCCCCTTCTCGTTTTTGCTGGCTTGCACACATTCATGCTCTCGGGCTTGTGAGAAACTGTCTTTCCAACTATCACCCCTCCTGCTGCCTCTCTTAGTACTTCACCTACTTTGGCTATCCTTCCAgactgagcccctcccccacagcaggGCCACAGAGGGAGCCCACCTCTGAGGGCTCCTTGTTGTCCTGGGTCACACAGCTATAAATACTGAATTCTCATCCAtacccccctctccctccctccgtccctccctccctccttccctccctccctccctccccctcctgctccccctcccctttcctctcctccctcttcccctctctcatctcccttttatcagctggagattgaacccaggataTTGGGGGTTGAACATGCTGAGTGAATGCTCCATCACTGAACTATAACCCagcctccctctttttttctcccccccaagccccccaccccgccccaccgaGAATCACATTAagtggaccaggctggcatttAACTCaactttgtagtcctggctgaccttgaatttgtgatcctcctgcctcagcctccctaagtACCTAGGATTAGGATCAACAGAATTGTCTTACCAGGCCTGGTTTAAATATTAAACTGTGTCGGAATGATTCAAACATATCACCTAGTCTAGTGACTCCTTGGTGACACAAGGAGAGGCCATCTTAGGAATTTCTGATCCGTTTGTCCTCTTGAGACTGAGATCTGTTCCCCTAAGCTTTACCACGCTGCGTTGTATTTAGTGTGAGTACAGAGCACCGCTGCCACATAGTGAAATGAgttctcaggggggaaaaaaacacacagacGTAATTAAAATAACACATGCGCACAACAGAACCGCACACTGTCATTACAAACATGTTTTTAGGTGTTTTGGATAACATAGAGCAGTATTCACATGAGAatactaaatggaaaaaataaacagcTACACATTCTatctgatatattttttaaaatgaggtatatATTTATGAGTGATTGCTATCCATTTTCTCACTGCACCCTGGGTGACAGAGAGTCAACACTGGCActttgtcactttcttttttcatgcaaaatcttattttaatataatttatatctcTTCCCAGGCAGACAGGTGCAGCACTGGAAGAGGCCCCAGAGTGGCCAGCTGACACAACCGCAGTGGAGGGGTTGTTACTTCATGGATTTTCATATAGATGGGTATGAAGGTTGCTTTCTCAAACTCCCAATTCCTCACAGGGACAAAGCAGCTCCATTCCCTTGGGGTTTAAAGGAGGAGTTGAGAGAAAGCCTGAAAGGctctcctggctggccttgggAGCCCCAGTGACCTGGAGCTGATGGGACAGTTGCCTTGCTATGGGCGAAAGAATGCTGCTCACAGGTAGAGCTGCCAGGCTGATGACAGATGATACGGGTTACCTGGCAGAGGACTCCAGAACAGATTCTTACAGACCAAGCAGTGGTGACTACCTTTGACTAATGAGTCACTTCTGTAAATTATCCATTTTCATCCCAGGCTTATTTTAGCCCTGGTGGGAAaaaaagcaacactaaatgggACAGGTTCCAATCCGAATGTCAAAGAACTGGGTTACATGAAAGAGAGTAGACTAAGTTTTCAAGGTCAAACATTCACTGAAGCTGTGGAGAGGAAAGCTGTGGTTTCTGCGCCTGAGGTATGACTTATAAAGCACTCCTGTCTCTCAGAATGTTCACTAATGTAAATTTAGTATTTCCAGAGAAAAGCTTAGCCCTCCCAAAGAGCTCCTATGCTGTGCCCTTAAATAAAACTGGCACATAGCTAATGGGGAGTCAGTTCTGCTAGATGGCTATCTAGATGTCGCTGAGAGTTATGAGCCCTGGACAAGACAAAGCTGGAAGCAAATGCAAGATGAGCCCTTGTAGCCACCATCTCTGCCGTCCCTCACTACCCATAAACTGATCATCTCCTACAAGTTTATACCATTAAGAGTTCCtttggctctcagaggaagggcagcaggctaccaagatgagacttgatagcctgtgatcatatagtgggggaggaggtcccccttggtcatagacctaggggaggggaatagggtgaaagtaggaaggagagaggaatgggaggataacaattgagatgtaatttgaataaattaattaaattttaaaaaagagctccTTCGggagttttctcttcctcttcttttgtaaggttttttctcctccctgccccccccccccccccccccaagcaatACTAAACCATAGGACAAAGCCACTCAAACATGATGGCGGCTTCTCAGTATTTGAAGAACACAGTGGTCTTCACCTGAAGGCTTCTTTGTTCTGGGTCCTTGCATGACATTTCTGAAGCTGTGACTGTCCTGCCCACACTTCCTGGAGGCCATGTCTGGGACCGTCAAAAAACCACAGACATGTGATTGTCTCGTTGAAGCTGCAAAGAGGACAGAGCAGACCTTCCCATGCAGTAACTCAACCTGGAATGCTGGCGTCCAAGACAGACATGTGGCAAGTGACTGCCTCATAAGCCAGAACTCCACCACACTGCACATGTGCCCTGGCTGGGACCAGAGTGCCACCGACACCAAACAGCCACCTAGAAGACACAGAGCAGTGCCTGCCTGTGCTGTTCCCTGTGGGGCCTGGTGGTGAGGTCTTCAGAAAagagggtgaggggagagggaagtcCATACAGCTATGCTGGTCACACCTCTCCTTGCCACAAGAACTCCTTCCTTTTACCTTCATGGTCCCTACTGAGGACCTTGGCATCTCCCATGCCTCACTGTATCTTGGCTACATATACGTGGCCTCCCTCTAGGATTCTTCTTGAAGGAGATCAATTGTCAACATTAGAAGATTTATCAAACTCTTACGTATTGCCCTAGCATGCCACCCCAACTGTACCCTGAGCTGGCCATGTCCATTTCACCCCTCAGGCAGCCTCCTTTGTCTGCTGTCGTCGCCGTGTTCCAAGCAGACTTTGGAATATCTTCCCCCGCAGCAGCATTGACTTTGGCAGGTTCGTTGGGGGGGTAGATGGATGTCCTAACTTATTTGCTTTTCCAGAGCTGTTGTTTGCATGGATTATTTGGcaccagaacaaaaaaaaaaaaaaaaaaaaaaatcatcccacgCCCTTATGCAATTCCCTCGACAGGCCCTATCAGATAAATGAAGCCCTGTCCCCTCTCTATTGGTCTAGCCCTCCAAGCTGATTGTCTGGGCTGGTCCTGATAGTTGTCCACCTTCCAGAGCCTCTCAGGAGTAGCCATGAAGTCCCTAGTCCTGCTCCTTTGTTTAGCTCAGCTCTGGGGCTGCCAATCTGCTCCCCAGGGGACAGGGCTGGGTTTTAGAGAAGTGCCTTGTGATGACCAAGAAGCAGAGCAAGTAGCTTTGATGGCCGTGGACTACCTCAATCAGCATCTTCTTCATGGATTCAAGCACACCCTGAATCAGATTGACAAAGCCAAGGTGTGGTCTCGGGTAAGTGAACCTGCCACGAAGGAGCCCAAAGATGCCAGGTTTGGGGTCTGACCCGGTGCTTTGAAGGCTAGCATCTCCCAGGGCGGATAAAGCTGCAGCAGAGGCAGATCTCGTCTTAGAAGGGAAATGGAGCAAGAGAGGCCACATCAATGCCTCACAGAGGATGTTCCTTCCATAGTTTCCAGACCACGGGTGGGCGGTGGGACTTGCTGTTTGGTTGGATTCCTGTTTGCTAATCTGAAAGTCACTTTCTTGGCTAAACGGAAAGAGGCGTTTGACCAGTGGCTATGTGTGACAACCCTTTGGCACAGATCATTTCTTTAAACCCCGTACTTTCCCTTGCTCCAGACCTGTGGGGTAGCCATGCTGTCCTTGTACCTCAGATATCAGATGCTATGGTGCTAGCAGTTTGAAACCATAAAATCGCAAATATTTGTCTGCTTTCAACATGCGAAGTTGGAAAGTCCATAAAGATAAGAACAGCTTTGTGTCATTAGAAACGTGTGGTCTAGGAGGGAAAATAAGATGAACATCAGGATGCCCAGACTGAGGACTGACATCCAGCAGTACCAAGGATTAGCTGGTGTAAAGCCAGGGTTTAAGAGTTTTAAGAGCACTTTGGTAAAAGACATACTGACCAGCTCTGTGCAGATTACACCCAGTAGacatactggagagaaagccATGAGTGAGCAGTGTGTGCTACAAGCAGACACGGAAGGTCCATGGGATGCCCAAGTAGAGCAAGAGGCTATAGGTCTTCAGAGGGTCATTTGGAGCATCCTGCCCATAAAACCCAGCACATCTACTCATGGCAGTGCTGAGGTCTCAGGCAGAGCTGAAACGAGGCGGAAACTAAGATGGGTTGAGGTCTGTGAAACTCTGTGGGAGTTTCAAGATGTGAAGGGGGAGTACATAAACAGGTGGGGTACTGAACTCCTCACGGGGTCCCGCAAGTTTCCCAGATGGCTACCACACTTAGTTACAACAGTTCCCTAGCCTCAGAATAGACAGGGGGGAAGGAAGCAGGAGATAGGACTCTGTGCATTCAAAGCCCAGTCAGCTAGACAAAAGGAAAGGCCAGGGGCGCAGCAATAGGAACCTTTaaagaacagaacaccaaaaggagaagggaggaacatGGACaggtagagagaagaaagaatgaagcagAACGAGGGATAGAAAAGTCATAGCAAAGATAATAAACTGTAAAGAGAGCTCAGGTATAGGACAGTCCCCCCAAgcgcccccacacacacctccttccCTCATTTCACACCTGCCTTATCTATAGTGAAAGATAAAAAccagaacaacaataacaaaaacaaacaaacaaacaaaaaacattgcaGAGCTAGAAGGGGTTGAGACTGGTGAGGCTGGCCTCTTCTCACTCCTCCCAAAGTTCACGCAACCCCCAACTCCCCCAACTCCCCCAAGCCCCCAACCCTGCAcctccacccccccaaccccacctgctcccccattccccacccccacccccaccccgccaagcTCCAACAGGAGTTCCCACTAGCTGAAACATGCTGGGTCAGAAAGTGCATGCTCATCTCTTCCGTCTCCACAGCGGCCCTTTGGAGAGGTGTATGAGTTGGAAGTAGACACGCTGGAGACCACCTGCCATGCTCTGGACCCCACCCCCCTGGCAAACTGTTCTGTGAGGCAGCTGGCCCAGCATGTGAGTGCAACCTTCCCGTGGGTGGGTGAGGCCTGGCAATCAGAGTTCAGCAAAGTGCTGCTTTACCCAGCCCGCAGCGGCCATCTCAGGGAAAGATGGCAACCTTCCCTGAGGCTGATTTCTACAACACTTGAGCCTTTCCTCTTGAAGCCCTCCCCGAAAGCAGATTATAATGTTGTGAAGGTGACCTTGGACAGGTGACCTCCCACAGCCCTGCTAGGATGCTCCCCTGAAGAGAAGCCACCGTGCAGTGCTCTCAGGGCGTCAACACGGGGTTTCTTTCCCAGGCGGTGGAGGGAGATTGTGACTTCCACGTTCTGAAACAAGATGGCCAGTTCACTGTGATGTACAGCAAGTGTCATTCCACCCCAGGTCAGAGGgtgtttccatttatttttatctcgTAGAATGAGCAGGGAATCAGAATAGTTTTTTAACTCAAATAGTTTTCGCCTCGTTGGTGAGGATTCTGGGTCCTGGGATTCTAACACCATTTTCTTAAGGAATTCGTTCTTATGGGTGAACATTGTGCCCGTGGCTGTGACTTGGTGAAGCCTCATACAGCTGCTTGAaagtttagggggaaaaaaaggggtgCTGCACTGGAGCATGCATAGCCCTTTCTAAATAAACAAGCCGTAGTGAGTGCATTGGAGAACTGCAGTTAAGACCCCTTTCATCTTTCTACCCAGACTCTGAAGAGGATGTGCGTAACGTGTGTCCATATTGTCCACTCCTGGCCGAGGTCAATAACAGCAGAGTGGTGCATGCTGCCAACGCTGCCCTGGCTGCCTTCAATGCGCAGAATAATGGAACCTATTTTAAACTGGTGGAGATTTCCCGGGGTCAAAATGTGGTAAACACTTAAGACTCTTTTGGTAGATTTGGGCAATCTGGTGGCCCTTGGGGGACTGTGTGGGAGTGACAACTGGAAGATAAGGGGACATTGATTgaaaaggatgggggtggggtgggggaggggctgtaggATTGTGAGGAACCCCAAACTCTTAGCAACCCTGTCCCAAGCTGAGCCACTCCAACATAAGTCAGCCCCAAGCATCAGGCAGGCAACAACCTGGCTTCCTGGCTCTACCTCACAGTTAGTGGCAGGATTCTCTGTTCAGACATGGTACACTCATTGGATTCCACACATTCACCACCCTACCTCTAACATGTGCACCGGGCAGGGGGAATCAATACTAACAAAGGTATGGGCCCATGCATACATGGGCAGGTTGAGGTTGTGAGGGGGACCATCTAATTATACAGCCAAAGGTGAACTGTTTGGGGGCAGCAGAATTGTGGTGTCCAGGAATCTTGGCAATATGGAAGTAAGGCAGGACATACTTGCAAATACATTAGTATAGCTGGTGATTCTGTAATTCCTGGAAAATGCCCATCCTATACTACATCAAGTAACAGATGGTTCTGTGCTTGCAAGGCTTCAAGTGTTGTGAGGAAGGAAGCATCTAGTGCATTTCTCACTAGATCCGGTGGCCAGCCTAGAATGGCCCA encodes:
- the Ahsg gene encoding alpha-2-HS-glycoprotein — its product is MKSLVLLLCLAQLWGCQSAPQGTGLGFREVPCDDQEAEQVALMAVDYLNQHLLHGFKHTLNQIDKAKVWSRRPFGEVYELEVDTLETTCHALDPTPLANCSVRQLAQHAVEGDCDFHVLKQDGQFTVMYSKCHSTPDSEEDVRNVCPYCPLLAEVNNSRVVHAANAALAAFNAQNNGTYFKLVEISRGQNVDVPPSTLVEFLVAATDCTTQEATDPAKCNLLAKKQYSFCKATLHQNLGGEDVSVACTTFQTQPQPQSVNTADPAPTVAQAVPATPPVGLPASLMVGSVAVPPAHRTHYDLRHTSLPAVSVESASGEALGPPRVVHPSGAGTGAAAPAARLCPGRIRYFKV